The following proteins come from a genomic window of Musa acuminata AAA Group cultivar baxijiao chromosome BXJ1-7, Cavendish_Baxijiao_AAA, whole genome shotgun sequence:
- the LOC135679990 gene encoding NAC domain-containing protein 100-like, giving the protein MEDDCMGLPPGFRFHPTDEEIITHYLSPKVIDKSFSARAMGEVDLNKCEPWDLPTKARMGEKEWYFFCQRDRKYPTGMRTNRATEAGYWKATGKDKEIYKGRVELVGMKKTLVFYRGRAPKGQKTNWVMHEFRLDGEFPFPNIPKSAKAEWVVCKVFHKKMGTKSSIPPPESQGANSLAEGFFDSATTLPPLMDPPYPKTNAIPTFSAMMGMEDRQVMNQLVISNPPQNSASHPHLLPQSSYYLHQQEAMLRALAAVNDASSSCPSQDTDHSTGRTTEISSMASARFGDFVHPSSGPVMDLDSIWDLK; this is encoded by the exons ATGGAGGACGACTGCATGGGCTTGCCCCCTGGCTTCAGATTCCATCCCACGGATGAGGAGATCATAACTCACTACCTCTCGCCCAAGGTGATCGACAAGAGCTTCAGTGCAAGAGCTATGGGAGAGGTGGACCTCAACAAGTGCGAGCCATGGGATCTTCCAA CCAAGGCAAGGATGGGAGAGAAGGAATGGTACTTCTTCTGCCAGAGGGACAGGAAGTACCCGACTGGCATGAGGACCAACAGGGCCACAGAAGCCGGCTATTGGAAGGCCACAGGAAAAGATAAGGAGATATATAAGGGGAGAGTAGAGCTCGTTGGCATGAAGAAGACACTGGTGTTCTACAGAGGAAGAGCTCCCAAAGGACAGAAGACTAATTGGGTGATGCATGAATTCAGGCTCGATGGCGAGTTCCCATTCCCCAATATCCCAAAATCTGCAAAG GCTGAATGGGTCGTCTGTAAAGTCTTTCACAAGAAGATGGGGACGAAGAGCAGCATACCACCACCTGAATCACAAGGGGCTAATTCTCTTGCAGAAGGTTTCTTTGACTCTGCTACTACATTGCCCCCTCTCATGGATCCTCCTTACCCGAAAACCAACGCGATTCCTACCTTCTCCGCCATGATGGGGATGGAGGATAGACAAGTCATGAATCAGCTAGTGATCTCAAATCCACCTCAGAATTCAGCCTCCCATCCACACCTCCTTCCTCAAAGCTCTTATTATTTGCACCAACAAGAAGCAATGCTGAGAGCCTTAGCTGCTGTCAACGATGCATCTTCTTCCTGCCCCTCGCAAGACACAGACCACAGTACCGGTCGCACCACCGAGATATCTTCGATGGCGTCGGCACGCTTCGGTGACTTTGTGCATCCTTCATCTGGACCAGTGATGGATTTGGATAGCATTTGGGATCTCAAGTAA